A stretch of Longimicrobium terrae DNA encodes these proteins:
- a CDS encoding VOC family protein has translation MPIFGGINVVSIAVPDLDAAREFYRDVLGLGAPAYDLPDAGWIEFATGGAGGNLAVTSAEAGWEPSTGTTIVLSTGDCHAACALLRARGVRCDDPVVYPGYVTFCSLYDPFGNRLQMCSPAPDEAPDP, from the coding sequence ATGCCGATCTTCGGGGGAATCAACGTCGTGTCCATCGCGGTGCCGGACCTGGATGCCGCGCGCGAGTTCTACCGCGACGTGCTCGGCCTGGGCGCGCCTGCGTACGATCTGCCGGACGCGGGGTGGATCGAATTCGCCACCGGCGGCGCGGGCGGCAATCTCGCCGTCACAAGCGCCGAAGCGGGATGGGAGCCATCGACCGGCACCACCATCGTCCTGAGCACCGGCGACTGCCACGCCGCATGCGCCCTGCTGCGCGCCCGCGGCGTGCGCTGCGACGACCCCGTCGTCTATCCCGGCTACGTGACGTTCTGCTCCTTGTACGACCCGTTCGGCAATCGCCTCCAGATGTGCAGCCCCGCGCCGGACGAAGCTCCGGACCCGTAG
- a CDS encoding trypsin-like peptidase domain-containing protein, whose product MNGTVRKLAMPAVLVAGTAAAMTAADIVRDPVTDLDAQQSQRVAVAPPAAVATAEGLSGVFRAASRTALPAVVHVRVSSGARNVSNIPPEIRGTPFENMFRGQGRGPQASSGSGFILSPDGYILTNNHVVADADRVTVILGDKREFEARVIGRDPNTDVAVVKIDARNLPVARMGDAERLEVGDWVLALGYPLDLGQTTTAGIVSAKGRSLGIMGQNGAEAPLEHFIQTDAAINPGNSGGPLVDLQGSVVGINSAIASPTGFYSGYGFAVPINLARRVADDLIKDGRVHRPMIGVEIRDASPADAEVFGLPSPDGAVVSTAPRGAAQTAGLRMGDVIVGVDGTPVRDAGGLMEAVMRKRPGDRVVLDVIRYGDRRRAEVRLQEFQADRAAAAVEEESDVREVSDAGSRLGFRAIPVTPQIAQELKLPRAEGVVVAEVDPSGAAAGVLARGMVIQRVNGREIGDAAGLRSAASAVRAGQVVSMQVRFPDGRESIVNFRARD is encoded by the coding sequence ATGAACGGAACGGTACGCAAGCTCGCCATGCCCGCCGTGCTGGTCGCGGGGACGGCCGCGGCCATGACGGCGGCCGACATCGTGCGCGATCCGGTAACGGACCTGGACGCCCAGCAGTCGCAGCGCGTGGCCGTGGCGCCCCCCGCCGCGGTCGCGACCGCCGAAGGTCTTTCCGGCGTATTCCGCGCCGCCAGCCGCACGGCGCTCCCCGCCGTGGTGCACGTCCGCGTGAGCAGCGGCGCGCGCAACGTGTCCAACATCCCGCCCGAAATCCGCGGGACGCCGTTCGAGAACATGTTCCGGGGACAGGGCAGGGGACCGCAGGCGTCCAGCGGCTCCGGCTTCATCCTGAGCCCGGACGGATACATCCTTACCAACAACCACGTGGTGGCCGACGCCGACCGCGTCACCGTCATCCTGGGCGACAAGCGCGAGTTCGAGGCCCGCGTCATCGGGCGCGATCCCAACACCGACGTGGCAGTGGTCAAGATCGACGCCCGCAACCTCCCCGTGGCGCGCATGGGCGACGCCGAGCGGCTGGAGGTGGGCGACTGGGTGCTGGCGCTGGGCTACCCGCTGGACCTGGGGCAGACCACCACGGCCGGCATCGTGAGCGCCAAGGGCCGCAGCCTGGGCATCATGGGGCAGAACGGGGCCGAGGCGCCGCTGGAGCACTTCATCCAGACGGACGCGGCCATCAACCCCGGCAACAGCGGCGGGCCGCTGGTGGACCTGCAGGGCAGCGTGGTGGGGATCAACAGCGCCATCGCCTCGCCCACGGGCTTCTACTCGGGATACGGATTCGCGGTGCCCATCAACCTGGCGCGCCGCGTGGCCGACGACCTGATCAAGGACGGCCGCGTGCACCGGCCCATGATCGGCGTGGAGATCCGCGACGCCTCGCCGGCGGACGCCGAGGTGTTCGGGCTCCCCTCGCCGGACGGCGCGGTGGTGAGCACGGCGCCGCGCGGGGCCGCGCAGACCGCCGGGCTGCGGATGGGCGACGTGATCGTGGGGGTGGATGGAACGCCGGTTCGCGACGCGGGCGGGCTGATGGAAGCGGTGATGCGCAAGCGCCCGGGCGACCGCGTGGTGCTGGACGTGATCCGCTACGGCGACCGCCGCCGCGCCGAGGTGCGGCTGCAGGAGTTCCAGGCTGATCGCGCCGCGGCCGCGGTGGAGGAGGAGTCGGACGTGCGCGAGGTGTCGGACGCGGGCTCGCGGCTGGGCTTCCGGGCCATTCCGGTGACGCCGCAGATCGCGCAGGAGCTCAAGCTGCCCCGGGCCGAGGGGGTGGTGGTGGCCGAGGTGGATCCGTCCGGCGCGGCGGCGGGCGTGCTGGCCCGCGGAATGGTGATTCAGCGGGTGAACGGGCGCGAGATCGGCGACGCCGCCGGGCTGCGGTCCGCGGCTTCGGCGGTGCGCGCCGGGCAGGTGGTGTCGATGCAGGTTCGCTTTCCGGACGGCCGCGAAAGCATCGTCAACTTCCGCGCTCGCGACTGA
- a CDS encoding response regulator transcription factor, whose amino-acid sequence MRILIVEDNPRIAGFLQKGLREEGYVAEVAGDGDTAFEKATTQGFDAAVVDVMIPGRTGVELVRDLREREVRIPVLLLTARDRTEDKVAGLDAGADDYLTKPFEFSELSARLRALLRRAGSPGASATLRAGDVEMDPATREVRRGGKPVDLTPREYATLEYLLRNSGRPLSRAAMMEHVWGIRFDPGTNIVDVCINSLRTKLDDRERGLIQTVRGVGYAIKAPAEESEG is encoded by the coding sequence ATGCGCATTCTGATCGTAGAAGACAATCCGCGGATCGCCGGCTTTCTGCAGAAGGGGCTGCGCGAGGAGGGATACGTGGCCGAGGTGGCGGGCGACGGCGACACCGCGTTCGAGAAAGCGACCACGCAGGGCTTTGACGCGGCCGTGGTGGACGTGATGATCCCCGGCCGCACCGGCGTGGAACTCGTGCGAGACCTGCGCGAGCGCGAAGTGCGCATTCCCGTGCTCCTGCTGACGGCACGCGACCGGACCGAGGACAAGGTGGCCGGGCTGGACGCGGGCGCGGACGACTATCTCACCAAGCCGTTCGAGTTCAGCGAGCTGAGCGCCCGCCTGCGCGCGCTGCTGCGGCGGGCGGGAAGCCCCGGCGCGTCGGCCACGCTGCGGGCGGGGGACGTGGAGATGGATCCCGCCACGCGCGAGGTGCGGCGCGGCGGCAAGCCGGTGGACCTGACGCCGCGCGAATACGCGACGCTGGAGTACCTGCTGCGCAACTCGGGGCGCCCCCTGAGCCGCGCGGCCATGATGGAGCACGTGTGGGGAATCCGCTTCGATCCGGGGACGAACATCGTGGACGTCTGCATCAACTCCCTGCGCACCAAGCTGGACGACCGCGAACGCGGCCTGATCCAGACGGTGCGCGGGGTCGGCTACGCCATCAAGGCTCCGGCGGAAGAGAGCGAAGGGTGA
- a CDS encoding ATP-binding protein gives MILGRRWSLRREIVAGYSLILLVALMLFAGATYALLKRTLARAGTQSLRQTAAAAERLLAPGVPRVAVEETRMPPAEGSVETLRRRSRLVTGDMVEIYVARTGDVEHHALRSFALIALVLIPVTTLLATLVGRTASDRILMPLNRLVTASREIGIGGLARRVDEPERPAELRELAQAYNGMLERLQRAVEALRSFTADASHELRTPLTAIRGTAEVALARPRDADELRDTLGEVLDETRQMLHLVEDLLTLARGEQTDDAHVQPVDISDVLRDVADVGEALAADRPLQVILDAPPGLRVRGDGGALRRLFLNLVSNAIKFTESGSVTITAGRSAGEAAEGVEQPAPWVEVAVADTGAGISPEALPRVFDRFYREDAARIRSGGTGLGLAIAQMVAEKHGGMISVQSTPGAGSVFLVRIPAM, from the coding sequence GTGATTCTGGGCCGACGCTGGTCGCTGCGGCGGGAGATCGTCGCCGGGTACTCGCTCATCCTCCTGGTGGCGCTGATGCTCTTTGCCGGCGCCACCTACGCGCTGCTCAAGCGCACCCTGGCGCGGGCAGGGACGCAGTCGCTGCGGCAGACCGCCGCCGCCGCGGAGCGCCTGCTGGCCCCCGGCGTGCCCCGCGTGGCGGTGGAGGAAACGCGCATGCCGCCGGCGGAGGGCTCGGTAGAAACGCTGCGCCGCCGCTCGCGGCTGGTGACGGGCGACATGGTGGAGATCTACGTGGCGCGCACGGGCGACGTGGAGCACCACGCCCTGCGCTCGTTCGCGCTGATCGCGCTCGTCCTCATCCCCGTCACCACGCTGCTGGCCACCCTCGTCGGACGAACGGCGTCGGACCGCATCCTGATGCCGCTGAACCGCTTGGTGACAGCGTCGCGGGAGATCGGGATCGGCGGCCTGGCGCGGCGCGTGGACGAGCCGGAGCGGCCGGCGGAGCTGCGCGAACTGGCGCAGGCGTACAACGGCATGCTGGAGCGGCTGCAGCGCGCGGTGGAGGCGCTGCGCAGCTTTACGGCGGATGCCAGCCACGAACTGCGCACCCCGCTCACGGCCATCCGCGGCACGGCGGAGGTGGCGCTGGCCCGCCCGCGCGACGCCGACGAACTGCGCGACACGCTGGGCGAGGTGCTGGACGAGACGCGGCAGATGCTGCACCTGGTCGAAGATCTGCTGACACTGGCGCGAGGCGAGCAGACGGACGACGCGCACGTGCAGCCGGTGGACATTTCCGACGTGCTGCGCGACGTGGCCGACGTGGGCGAAGCGCTGGCGGCGGACCGTCCGCTGCAGGTGATTCTGGACGCGCCGCCCGGGCTGCGGGTGCGCGGGGACGGCGGCGCGCTGCGGCGGCTGTTTCTGAACCTGGTGTCCAACGCCATCAAGTTCACGGAAAGCGGTTCGGTGACCATTACCGCCGGGCGCTCCGCGGGCGAGGCGGCGGAGGGAGTGGAGCAGCCGGCGCCGTGGGTGGAGGTGGCCGTAGCTGACACGGGCGCGGGGATTTCGCCGGAAGCGCTGCCGCGCGTGTTCGACCGCTTCTACCGCGAGGACGCGGCGCGCATCCGCAGCGGCGGCACGGGGCTGGGGCTGGCCATTGCGCAGATGGTGGCGGAGAAGCACGGGGGGATGATTTCGGTGCAAAGCACGCCGGGCGCGGGGAGCGTGTTTCTGGTGCGGATTCCCGCGATGTAG
- a CDS encoding bis(5'-nucleosyl)-tetraphosphatase has product MKRVSQMAAGVVLFRDSEDGRRYLLMRSALTRRPIWEFPKGGVESGETDEQAAVRELWEEAGIGETRISLFDGFREEERYVFTQGKGESRTLIVKRVIYFLAKTDEERVIISREAEEFRWATYDEAMRLLRFPGKRFVLEAAEALLCGDGRGRPERPTGFARSDASPAPAESARPAVPISVPGS; this is encoded by the coding sequence ATGAAAAGGGTTTCGCAGATGGCGGCCGGCGTCGTTCTGTTCCGCGACAGCGAGGACGGGCGGCGCTACCTTCTCATGCGTTCCGCGCTGACCAGGCGTCCCATCTGGGAGTTTCCCAAGGGCGGAGTGGAGTCCGGGGAAACCGACGAGCAGGCCGCGGTTCGCGAGCTGTGGGAAGAGGCGGGAATCGGGGAAACCCGCATTTCGCTCTTCGACGGCTTTCGCGAGGAGGAGCGGTACGTGTTCACCCAGGGCAAGGGCGAGTCGCGGACGCTGATCGTGAAGCGGGTGATCTACTTTCTCGCGAAGACGGACGAGGAGCGGGTCATCATTTCGCGGGAGGCCGAGGAATTTCGCTGGGCCACGTACGACGAAGCCATGCGGCTGCTTCGCTTTCCCGGCAAGCGGTTCGTGCTGGAGGCGGCGGAGGCGCTGCTGTGCGGCGATGGCCGGGGCCGCCCCGAGCGGCCCACCGGCTTCGCCCGGTCCGACGCGTCCCCCGCACCCGCGGAGAGCGCCCGGCCGGCCGTCCCCATTTCCGTTCCGGGCAGCTGA
- a CDS encoding YhjD/YihY/BrkB family envelope integrity protein yields the protein MDTPTRPPVPDPGAPDGHDARSLGDLFRALSNDASALVRQEIALARTEVKQSVTSMAADAVKIVLGAILAGLGGLVLLAALVVSVGDLLGDRYALGALIVGLVLLAGGGVLALMGLRDAKKTKLAPEQALSSLRDTGEWARGEVSGIRSALGGHAAADSGTATLGRPIASGGASGGHSGGGQAQGGSRGGTSSMPHGGSPDEPAPLPGPAARTWSESDYHGLKKADIDRARKKQERLPAGAPLWKRVMKEFSADDLSNQAAKVAYFFFGSLPPLIMALFGLTGVIGGQKTGDWLTGRLTSSLPAEASGLVMGFVNDIVHKNAPGPISIGLLLALWAGSNIFSTLEDTLNQVFSVPAERSFIKKKLVAVGMLVACSLLFITGSAVLLGGGKIADALGLGEAGRIIWAVAQIPLAFALITATFWLIYYVLPLKDQSKCKKTLLKASAIVTVLFVLASLAFRFYVTNFGSQTETYGLLGTVIVLLLWMYVTSLVILLGGEVASEMERGS from the coding sequence ATGGACACGCCCACACGCCCCCCCGTTCCCGATCCGGGTGCGCCCGACGGCCACGACGCACGTTCGCTGGGCGACCTGTTCCGCGCGCTCAGCAACGACGCCTCGGCCCTGGTGCGGCAGGAGATCGCGCTGGCGCGCACGGAGGTCAAGCAGAGCGTGACGTCCATGGCGGCCGACGCCGTCAAGATCGTCCTGGGCGCCATTCTGGCCGGGCTGGGCGGGCTGGTGCTGCTGGCCGCGCTCGTCGTTTCGGTCGGCGACCTGCTGGGCGACCGCTACGCGCTGGGCGCACTGATCGTGGGGCTTGTGCTGCTGGCCGGCGGCGGCGTGCTGGCGCTGATGGGCCTGCGCGACGCCAAGAAGACCAAGCTGGCGCCGGAGCAGGCCCTCTCCTCGCTTCGCGACACCGGCGAGTGGGCGCGCGGCGAGGTGTCCGGCATCCGCAGCGCGCTGGGCGGCCATGCGGCGGCGGATTCCGGGACGGCCACCCTGGGCCGTCCCATCGCCAGCGGCGGCGCGTCCGGCGGTCACTCCGGCGGCGGACAGGCACAGGGTGGGTCGCGCGGCGGCACATCGTCCATGCCACACGGGGGGAGCCCGGACGAGCCCGCGCCGCTTCCCGGACCGGCGGCGCGCACGTGGAGCGAGTCGGACTACCACGGGCTGAAGAAGGCGGACATCGACCGGGCCCGCAAGAAGCAGGAGCGCCTTCCCGCCGGCGCGCCGCTGTGGAAGCGGGTGATGAAGGAGTTCAGCGCCGACGACCTGAGCAACCAGGCCGCCAAGGTGGCCTACTTCTTCTTCGGCTCGCTGCCGCCGCTGATCATGGCGCTGTTCGGGCTCACGGGGGTCATCGGCGGGCAGAAGACGGGCGACTGGCTCACGGGGCGGCTCACCAGTTCGCTCCCGGCGGAGGCGTCGGGGCTGGTGATGGGGTTCGTGAACGACATCGTGCACAAGAACGCGCCGGGCCCGATTTCCATCGGACTGCTGCTGGCGCTGTGGGCGGGCAGCAACATCTTCAGCACGCTGGAAGACACGCTCAACCAGGTGTTCTCGGTGCCCGCCGAGCGCTCGTTCATCAAGAAGAAGCTGGTGGCGGTGGGGATGCTGGTGGCGTGCTCGCTGCTGTTCATCACCGGAAGCGCGGTGCTGCTGGGCGGCGGCAAGATCGCGGACGCGCTGGGGCTGGGCGAGGCCGGCCGCATCATCTGGGCGGTCGCGCAGATTCCGCTGGCGTTCGCGCTGATCACGGCCACGTTCTGGCTCATCTACTACGTGCTGCCGCTCAAGGACCAGAGCAAGTGCAAGAAGACGCTGCTCAAGGCGTCGGCGATCGTGACGGTGCTGTTCGTGCTGGCGTCGCTGGCGTTCCGCTTCTACGTGACCAACTTCGGCTCGCAGACGGAAACGTACGGCCTGCTGGGGACGGTGATCGTGCTGCTTCTGTGGATGTACGTCACCTCGCTGGTGATTCTGCTGGGGGGTGAGGTGGCTTCGGAGATGGAACGCGGCTCCTGA
- a CDS encoding polysaccharide biosynthesis/export family protein has protein sequence MRRIFVLVILALFGAVPAAAQTGADVSVRPGDQIRLAVWRQPDFSGDFPVAPDGTIQHPLLSEVRVAGATRAQIREQILRTLQRYEREPQFVFDFLYRVGVSGEVRLPNLYTLTPETTIVQALAAAGGASDNARLDQAVLLRDGRETIIDLLRPTPEVAAMKVQSGDILRLPRRTQRLRETVSFGSSIIAALGSVAGAILLLQQN, from the coding sequence ATGCGCCGAATCTTCGTCCTTGTGATCCTGGCCCTGTTCGGGGCCGTGCCCGCCGCCGCCCAGACCGGCGCGGACGTTTCGGTGCGCCCGGGCGACCAGATCCGCCTCGCGGTGTGGCGGCAGCCGGACTTCTCGGGCGACTTTCCCGTCGCGCCGGACGGCACGATTCAGCATCCGCTGCTGTCGGAGGTGCGGGTCGCGGGGGCCACGCGGGCGCAGATCCGCGAGCAGATCCTGCGCACGCTGCAGCGGTACGAGCGCGAGCCGCAGTTCGTGTTCGACTTTCTGTACCGCGTGGGGGTGAGCGGCGAGGTGCGGCTTCCCAACCTGTACACCCTCACGCCGGAAACCACGATCGTGCAGGCGCTTGCGGCGGCTGGCGGCGCCAGCGACAACGCGCGGCTGGACCAGGCGGTGCTGCTGCGCGACGGGCGGGAAACGATCATCGACCTGCTGCGCCCCACCCCCGAGGTCGCCGCGATGAAGGTGCAGTCCGGCGACATCCTGCGCCTTCCGCGCCGCACCCAGCGCCTGCGCGAAACGGTGAGCTTCGGCTCCAGCATCATCGCCGCCCTGGGATCGGTCGCGGGCGCGATTCTGCTCCTGCAGCAGAACTAG
- a CDS encoding PqqD family peptide modification chaperone yields MTHARPLDATSRIVAAGDQVSTELEGEAVILHLGDGIYYGLNAVGARLWSLLEEPRAVAELRDALVADYEVDAETAERDVIELMDELMERGLVEPATDG; encoded by the coding sequence GTGACGCACGCCCGTCCGCTTGACGCCACGTCGCGCATCGTCGCGGCGGGCGACCAGGTTTCCACCGAACTCGAGGGGGAAGCCGTCATCCTGCACCTGGGCGACGGCATCTACTACGGGCTGAACGCCGTGGGCGCGCGGCTCTGGTCGCTGCTGGAGGAGCCCCGCGCCGTCGCCGAACTGCGCGACGCGCTGGTGGCGGATTACGAGGTGGATGCGGAAACGGCGGAGCGCGACGTCATTGAACTGATGGACGAGTTGATGGAGCGCGGGCTGGTAGAACCCGCCACGGACGGCTGA
- a CDS encoding nucleotidyltransferase family protein — MGRRTEDALLLACARRMVNPAAGEPIAELAARVADWDRLIALAERNRLLPIAHRELRRVDEVPPDVRDRLRAFAERNAGDALRLSAELRRIMTAFAADGVSAVAYKGPALAGRAYGDLGLRTCSDLDLLVHPAHLDAALDVLRAAGYESAYAFTPAQDRAFRAVDGDYPLHHPATGALVEVHAQVSSARFCVRLPTAALIRHARAVSLGGGTVPALADDDLFLALCVHGAKHRWARLEWLCAASALAVRAGLDLRAMAERGWRIGAGRTVLLALHLAGEALNLPIPADTAHTAAADDTVRALAAEARSLWFTGAADDASAAENLRFNLRIRDTRADRLRFAAHWLLTPTPEDWGWIRLPDPIAPLYRVTRPLRLALRYAPGRRG; from the coding sequence ATGGGTCGACGCACGGAGGACGCGCTGCTGCTGGCCTGCGCGCGGCGGATGGTGAATCCCGCGGCGGGCGAGCCCATCGCGGAGCTTGCCGCGCGCGTGGCGGATTGGGACCGGCTGATCGCGCTCGCCGAACGCAACCGGCTGCTCCCCATCGCCCATCGCGAGCTGCGCCGGGTGGACGAGGTGCCGCCGGACGTCCGGGACCGGCTGCGCGCCTTTGCAGAGCGCAACGCGGGAGACGCGCTGCGGCTGTCCGCGGAACTGCGGCGCATCATGACGGCGTTCGCGGCGGATGGCGTGTCGGCGGTGGCGTACAAGGGACCGGCACTGGCCGGCCGCGCGTACGGCGACCTGGGGCTGCGCACCTGCTCGGACCTGGACCTGCTCGTCCATCCGGCGCACCTGGACGCCGCGCTGGATGTGCTGCGGGCGGCGGGATACGAATCGGCGTACGCCTTTACCCCTGCCCAGGACCGCGCCTTTCGCGCGGTGGACGGCGACTATCCGCTGCATCATCCCGCGACGGGCGCGCTGGTGGAGGTGCACGCGCAGGTCTCGTCCGCGCGCTTCTGCGTGCGCCTGCCAACGGCGGCGCTGATCCGTCACGCACGCGCCGTTTCCCTCGGCGGCGGAACCGTTCCCGCGCTGGCGGATGACGATCTCTTTCTGGCCCTCTGCGTCCACGGCGCCAAGCACCGCTGGGCGCGGCTGGAATGGCTGTGCGCCGCGTCCGCACTGGCGGTACGAGCCGGGCTGGATCTGCGCGCGATGGCGGAACGCGGATGGCGCATCGGCGCCGGGCGGACGGTTCTGCTGGCCCTGCACCTTGCCGGCGAGGCGCTGAACCTGCCGATTCCCGCCGACACCGCGCACACGGCCGCGGCGGACGACACCGTTCGCGCGCTGGCCGCGGAGGCGCGCTCTCTCTGGTTCACCGGCGCCGCGGATGACGCATCCGCGGCGGAAAACCTGCGATTCAACCTGCGCATTCGCGACACGCGGGCGGACCGGCTGCGGTTTGCCGCCCACTGGCTGCTCACGCCCACCCCGGAGGATTGGGGGTGGATCCGTCTTCCCGACCCGATCGCCCCGCTGTACCGCGTCACGCGTCCGCTGCGCCTGGCGCTTCGCTACGCACCCGGGCGGCGCGGATGA
- a CDS encoding ABC transporter ATP-binding protein, translating to MSAHPVLAFLRQIAREMPRQVAAAGALSLLLTAAEAAGVLLLIPLLTIAGIPTGRGVAGSVARAVERGFLAIGVQPGAGAVLLLFVAVTLVQAVVRRAEALVGHRMQFGVSHRMRTRLYAAVTEARWLPLARMRGADLLNGLTTESDRVGSAAGFVVAFVVNTLLALAYITLALRVSAPVTAVAMVTGAILMAVLRPLRRASRSAGQGLTAATATVAAAATEHLGALKVVKSYGAEERNARHFGAAATLAMEMGLRGWRAYADAGAVFLIGSAALLAVVAYAAVELLNVTGGTVLLLIFVFYRLVPRLSQLQTVYQMVARDIPAWEALSARIEALEAEREGLRPADGTVRLAETVRFDDVSFTYEPGVPDVVAGLSMDIQAFRTTALVGPSGSGKTTVADLMMGLVTPRSGSITVDGRPLEASWLRGWRDEIGYVAQETVLFNETVLANLRWARPDATEDEVWDALRLAAADTFVAALPDGLETTVGDRGVRLSGGERQRLALARALLRRPALLILDEATSALDTENERRIRDAIRALHGRTTILLITHRLPSVRDADVIHVMEAGRRVESGSFDELMARAGGRFRRLWASQSGADPDDPPE from the coding sequence ATGAGCGCGCATCCCGTACTGGCGTTCCTGCGGCAGATCGCCCGCGAGATGCCGCGGCAGGTGGCCGCGGCGGGCGCGCTCTCGCTGCTGCTGACCGCGGCGGAGGCGGCGGGTGTGCTGCTGCTCATCCCCCTGCTCACCATCGCCGGTATTCCCACCGGACGCGGCGTGGCGGGAAGCGTTGCCCGCGCGGTGGAGCGCGGCTTTCTGGCCATCGGCGTGCAGCCGGGCGCGGGCGCCGTGCTTCTGCTGTTTGTCGCCGTGACGCTGGTGCAGGCGGTGGTGCGGCGCGCGGAGGCGCTGGTGGGGCACCGCATGCAGTTCGGCGTCTCGCACCGCATGCGCACACGGCTGTACGCCGCGGTGACGGAGGCGCGCTGGCTGCCGCTGGCCCGCATGCGCGGCGCGGACCTGCTGAACGGGCTCACGACGGAATCGGACCGGGTGGGGAGCGCGGCGGGCTTCGTGGTCGCGTTCGTGGTCAACACGCTGCTCGCCCTTGCCTACATCACGCTGGCGCTGCGGGTTTCGGCGCCGGTGACCGCGGTGGCCATGGTGACCGGCGCCATTCTGATGGCCGTGCTGCGACCGCTGCGGCGCGCGTCCCGCAGCGCCGGGCAGGGGCTGACGGCGGCGACGGCGACGGTGGCGGCGGCCGCCACAGAGCACCTGGGCGCGCTCAAGGTGGTAAAGAGCTACGGCGCGGAGGAGCGCAACGCGCGGCACTTTGGCGCGGCGGCCACGCTCGCCATGGAGATGGGGCTGCGCGGCTGGCGCGCCTACGCGGACGCGGGCGCCGTATTTCTGATCGGCTCCGCGGCGCTGCTGGCCGTGGTCGCCTACGCCGCGGTGGAACTGCTGAACGTGACCGGCGGCACCGTGCTGCTGCTCATCTTTGTCTTCTACCGGCTGGTTCCGCGCCTGTCGCAGCTGCAGACCGTCTACCAGATGGTCGCGCGCGACATCCCCGCGTGGGAGGCGCTCTCTGCCCGCATCGAGGCGCTGGAGGCGGAGCGGGAAGGATTGCGGCCGGCGGACGGAACGGTGCGGCTGGCGGAAACGGTGCGGTTTGATGACGTCTCGTTCACCTACGAACCCGGCGTGCCGGACGTGGTGGCGGGGCTGAGCATGGACATCCAGGCGTTCCGCACCACGGCGCTCGTCGGCCCGTCGGGCTCGGGAAAGACGACGGTTGCGGACCTGATGATGGGACTGGTGACGCCGCGGTCGGGCAGCATCACCGTGGATGGGCGGCCGCTGGAGGCGTCGTGGCTGCGCGGATGGCGGGATGAGATCGGCTACGTGGCGCAGGAAACGGTGCTCTTCAACGAGACCGTGCTCGCCAACCTGCGCTGGGCGCGCCCCGACGCCACGGAGGACGAGGTGTGGGATGCGCTGCGGCTGGCGGCGGCGGACACTTTCGTGGCGGCGCTCCCGGACGGGCTGGAAACCACGGTGGGCGACCGCGGCGTGCGCCTTTCCGGCGGCGAGCGGCAGCGCTTGGCGCTGGCCCGCGCGCTCCTGCGCCGCCCCGCGCTCCTGATTCTGGACGAGGCGACCAGCGCGCTGGATACGGAGAACGAGCGTCGCATCCGTGACGCCATCCGTGCGCTCCACGGCCGCACCACCATCCTGCTGATCACCCACCGCCTGCCCAGCGTGCGCGACGCGGACGTGATCCACGTGATGGAAGCCGGGCGGCGGGTGGAATCCGGATCGTTTGATGAACTGATGGCCCGGGCGGGCGGCCGCTTCCGGCGCCTGTGGGCCAGCCAGTCCGGCGCGGACCCGGACGATCCGCCGGAGTGA